A stretch of DNA from Mucilaginibacter daejeonensis:
GCCATCTATGCGATCATCCGATCGGCGGTAAAGCGCTCGTTAGGCCGGTACAACATCACACCTACGCTTGACTTTGAGCAGGATAACAGTATTGAGCAGATGATCACGGCCAAACCGTTGGAGGACATCACTCCGCCGAGCATCAGCTTCAACCCCAACTTTAACCCGTTCGATACACCATCAAAGTCGCAGGAGCGTTCACGAGAGAGCAGCAGCTATCAGCCCAACCCGTACAAGGGCGGCATACCGCAAAATTGGGAGACCCTATACGAGATCACCCGTCAATACGATGCGCCACGCCAGCAGGAGATACTGCCTGATGACAGCTTTGAGGTAGATAACCAAGCCGTGAGCAAACCCAGCGAGCACCAGTTGTTCCAGATCCATAATCGATACATTCTGTCGCAGATCAAGTCGGGTTTTATGCTGATCGATCAGCAGGCAGCTCATGAGCGGATCTTATATGAACGCTTTTTGCAGCAGTTGCAAAATCACTCGGGCACTAGTCAGCAAAGTTTGTTCCCCCAAAGCGTGACCCTCAACGCCAGTGATTTCACCTTGTTGATGGAGCTCCTGCCTGACATTAAAGCATTGGGTTTCGATATACGCGAATTTGGTAAGAACACCGTAGTGGTGGATGGCATACCTGCCGATGTGAACTCCACGAACGAGCACCATTTACTGGAGCGCTTATTGGAAGGTTTTAAAAACGATCTGGCCATTTTAAAGTTAGATAAGCGCGATGCACTGGCCCGTACACTGGCCCGCAATGCGGCCACCAAAACAGGCGCACGCTTAACGCTCGAAGAAATGAATTTGCTGATCGATCAGCTATTTGCCTGCCAAATGCCTAATATTGCACTCAACGGCAAACCTGTGATCAGCACCTTTACCATGGCCGAACTGGCCGAGCGTTTTGGGCGATAGCATTGGTGCACCGCGCATTGATCTGAATACCATACCACGAGGCCGCAAGGCTTTCATGAACACCTATGAGCGCATATAGACAGAATCCGCTGGCCAATTTAAGCCCGGTAGTTAAAAATCTACTCATCCTCAATATCATTTTCTTTGTGGCCACCTGGTCGTTAAAAAAGATCGGGCTTGTTGATCTTGACCTTTTGCTGGCCGCGCACTATTTTGATTCACCCTACTTCAGGGTGTGGCAGATCATCAGCTACATGTTCATGCATGCCGATATCTTTCACATCTTTTTCAACATGTTCGCGCTGTACGTGTTCGGGCCTATGCTGGAATACACCATGGGGCCCAAGCGTTTTTTGCAGTTCTATTTTATTACCGGACTGGGCGCGTTAGCTCTTCAAATGGCGGTGCAAGCATTTGAAGTTCACCAAATTATCGGTACATTTACGGTGCCAGGTCATGATATCAGGCCCTATCAGTACACGGCAGGTTATGAATACCTTTGGGCCACTTACAGCGCTTATGGCGGTATAGTAGGAGCCTCGGGTGCGATCTTTGGTTTGCTGGTGGCCTTCGGCATGCTGTTCCCCAATGTCGAACTTTTTATCATGTTCATCCCGCTGCCCGTAAAGGCCAAGTACGCGGTGATCGGTTACATCGTTTGGGAACTTTGGGGCGGTTTAAGGCCAACTCCGGGCGACTCGGTAGCACATTTTGCTCACCTTGGCGGCGCCCTGTTAGGCTTCATCCTGATCAAAGTTTGGCGAATGCAAAGGCCAAACAATTTTTATTAACTAATGTAAGTTAAATATAGATATACATACCGTGCAATGAACTCGCTTTGGCAGGATATACGTTACAAAATGCAGGCATCGGGGAGCCGCATCACCATGCTTATTGGCATTAACGTACTCATATTTTTACTCATCAACATACCGGCCACCTTCCTGTGGCTGATGATGAAGAACGATATCCTGAACGAGTTCAAGTACGAATACCTTGCCCTCCCGGCCTCACTACCCCGTTTAGCCACCCACTTTTGGACACCGATCACCTACATGTTCATGCATGATGGGGTGTTCCACATCCTGTTCAACATGCTATGGCTGTACTGGATGGGGCAAATGTTCGAAGAATACCTGGGCAACAAACGCTTGGTGAGCCTATACATTATGGGCGGCTTGGCAGGTGCACTTTTCTTTGTGCTGGCCTATAACCTGCTACCGGTATTCGCTGGCAGCTTGGCAGGAGCCTCAGTAGTAGGCGCTTCGGCCAGTGTAACGGCTGTGGTTATCGCTACAGCTACCCTATTGCCTGACAATACGATCTATATGATGTTCATTGGTCCGGTCAAACTTAAGTGGCTGGCGGCCTTTTTTGTATTGATCGACTTTTTGAGCATAGCCGGGCCTAACGCCGGTGGCGAGATCGCTCACCTGGGCGGTGCGCTGATGGGTTTCATCTACATTAAGCAACTGAACCGCGGCCATGACTGGAGCCGCTCGGTAGATAAGATCTTCAGCCAGCGGCCAAAGGTCAAGATCGTATCACAGAACCGCTCGTATCAACAACAGCCTACATCTGCTCCCCGTCAGGAAGAGATCGATCATATCCTGGATAAAATATCGCAAAGTGGTTATGATAGCCTGAATAAGCATGAAAAAGATGTATTGTTCAGGGCAAGTAAGAATGGTGGCTAAGAAGAAGAAAAAAAGGACCAACCTTTTTGACAGAATATCTTTGTGGCTGACCATTGGGTTCGGCCTTGCTTTGTTGGTCAGCTACCTTTCTCCCATTACCGATCCGCGCAAATTTTGGCCGGTGGCCTTTTTTGGCCTGGCCTACCCACTGCTGTTGCTTGCCAACTTTTTGATACTGGTATACTGGATGCTGCGCTGGCATCGCTTTGTATGGATACCCGCTCTGAGCATCTTAGTAGGATGGAATACCTTGTGCAATAATATCGGTTTCCGGGCTTCATCAAAGGGCGCTATCGCTAACGCCAATACGGTGCAAGTGATGACGTACAACTGCCATAATTTTAAACCTTTTGGCGGAGAGAACGACCCGGCCACGCGTCACGCCATGTTGCAAATGATCGCTAAAAGTTCGCCTGATGTGATCGGTTTGCAGGAGTTCTTTACCCGACGTAAAGGCAAGTACGCCATGAAGGACTCC
This window harbors:
- a CDS encoding rhomboid family intramembrane serine protease, producing the protein MSAYRQNPLANLSPVVKNLLILNIIFFVATWSLKKIGLVDLDLLLAAHYFDSPYFRVWQIISYMFMHADIFHIFFNMFALYVFGPMLEYTMGPKRFLQFYFITGLGALALQMAVQAFEVHQIIGTFTVPGHDIRPYQYTAGYEYLWATYSAYGGIVGASGAIFGLLVAFGMLFPNVELFIMFIPLPVKAKYAVIGYIVWELWGGLRPTPGDSVAHFAHLGGALLGFILIKVWRMQRPNNFY
- a CDS encoding rhomboid family protein, whose protein sequence is MNSLWQDIRYKMQASGSRITMLIGINVLIFLLINIPATFLWLMMKNDILNEFKYEYLALPASLPRLATHFWTPITYMFMHDGVFHILFNMLWLYWMGQMFEEYLGNKRLVSLYIMGGLAGALFFVLAYNLLPVFAGSLAGASVVGASASVTAVVIATATLLPDNTIYMMFIGPVKLKWLAAFFVLIDFLSIAGPNAGGEIAHLGGALMGFIYIKQLNRGHDWSRSVDKIFSQRPKVKIVSQNRSYQQQPTSAPRQEEIDHILDKISQSGYDSLNKHEKDVLFRASKNGG